One window of Cohnella hashimotonis genomic DNA carries:
- a CDS encoding dynamin family protein — MTAGKMETVTERPVAADGSLKGYSEALQRMAQAALEAGDASTSGKLTELAGKLSLDIATLAFCGHFSAGKSTLVNALCGAQLLPSSPIPTSANVVTIANGEPAVKVEFVGKDGSVKEIPGVSVERLGDLAVDGEGVSSIDVRYPIPLLGQSLALVDTPGVDSTDGAHRAATESALHLADVVFYVTDYNHVLSDVNFRFLRMLHQWGKPTYLIVNQIDKHRESEVRFEAFREGLASALEAWRIELAGLLFLSMRRPDHPLSQMSELLRVIEALKGEKEKLLLHSADRSAVHLAGEFKEGILQRQAQLRETLLAQAGGESGLAELVQRRGALAAELEAAKTAGERQLDGLKRELDQLLGNAGLTPAETREKARAVLESRQAGFKVGWLGSGAKTEAERERRLQELALDFSAQAEANLHVHVRAMLRREARSAGIGDPAWEASLEATFPAPDASWMASLVKPGAGAGGDATLQYASELSAEWKRKVRKTSLERFEDIVASRQPEREAAAAELAGAVNELDERQQAADGLRALDAEADAAERKLVEMLPIEGVADLAELKLPAPATLGEQIGSQPVPMDAAPSLNLSMAGGEAAAEEAAEAGESASYGASAGAAAILERGAAMLAPFPELARQRDALSAKAAQLRDSRFTIALFGAFSAGKSSFANALVGQPALPVSPNPTTATINRIVAPAEDAPHGTARIYMKEADDMRSDLAHSLSRLGVRERDIEAASGPAELFALASRMSPDDIHPRGRPHLAFLRAAARGWERYGPLLGTSFTAEGADYRRYVADEEASCFVASADLHVDSPLTRSGAVLVDTPGADSINARHTGVAFEYIKNADAVLFVTYYNHAFTEADRSFLHQLGSVKDAFELDKMFFVLNAADLATSAEELAGVAAHVESQLLKHGIRQPRIYPVSSLLGLEAKLAGDAAGRRNSGLADFEAAFRRFADEELGSLALASARKQLDRIGARIDGLLGTASEDAASRQASAAVMLQAAETLREAWTAGTPGAAIQPLVEELGEQLYHLRRRVQYRFGEHFMTAFHPSVLQDDGRDLRKLIVSCWLDLKRGVGEDLQQELRSASLRMETALGRVIGRQVEDGIARAGLGSFETEAPAAPSLALPVPEPFGAGPDWETRKLWQAFRSPKHFFEREGSAALRNESEAALFQAADAWIAGIREAWTARLAAAFEEELQAVAFRLSAELTAYADGVRHALETPGLEDALRRLQSEWQTLKSGV, encoded by the coding sequence ATGACGGCGGGGAAAATGGAAACCGTGACGGAAAGGCCCGTCGCGGCGGATGGCAGCTTGAAAGGGTACAGCGAAGCGCTGCAAAGGATGGCACAAGCCGCCTTAGAAGCCGGAGACGCCTCGACCAGCGGCAAGCTGACGGAACTTGCGGGGAAGCTGTCGCTGGACATCGCCACGCTGGCTTTCTGCGGACACTTCTCCGCAGGCAAATCGACGCTCGTGAACGCCCTGTGCGGCGCGCAGCTGCTCCCGTCGTCGCCGATTCCGACGAGCGCCAACGTCGTCACGATCGCTAACGGCGAACCGGCGGTCAAGGTCGAGTTCGTCGGCAAGGACGGCTCGGTCAAGGAGATCCCTGGCGTATCCGTCGAACGTCTCGGCGATCTTGCCGTAGACGGGGAAGGCGTGTCGTCGATCGACGTCCGCTATCCGATCCCGCTGCTCGGACAATCGCTGGCGCTCGTCGATACGCCCGGAGTCGACTCCACGGACGGCGCGCATCGCGCAGCTACGGAGTCCGCGCTGCATCTGGCCGACGTCGTTTTTTACGTGACGGACTACAACCACGTATTGTCGGACGTGAACTTCCGCTTTCTCCGCATGCTGCATCAATGGGGGAAGCCGACATATTTGATCGTGAACCAGATCGACAAGCACCGCGAGAGCGAAGTGCGCTTCGAAGCGTTCCGTGAGGGACTCGCCAGCGCGCTGGAGGCATGGCGGATCGAATTGGCGGGCCTTTTGTTCCTGTCGATGCGGCGGCCCGATCACCCGCTCTCGCAGATGAGCGAGCTGCTTCGCGTTATCGAGGCGCTGAAGGGCGAAAAAGAGAAGCTGCTCCTCCATAGCGCGGACCGCTCGGCGGTGCATCTGGCCGGCGAATTCAAGGAAGGGATCTTGCAGCGTCAGGCGCAGCTGCGGGAAACGCTGCTCGCGCAGGCGGGCGGAGAGAGCGGGCTTGCCGAGCTTGTGCAGCGGCGCGGCGCGCTGGCCGCGGAGCTGGAAGCGGCGAAGACGGCGGGCGAGCGGCAGCTGGACGGGTTGAAGCGCGAGCTCGACCAGCTGCTCGGGAACGCCGGGCTCACGCCGGCGGAGACGCGCGAAAAAGCGCGTGCCGTGCTGGAGAGCCGGCAGGCGGGCTTTAAGGTCGGCTGGCTCGGCAGCGGCGCCAAGACCGAAGCGGAGCGGGAGCGCAGGCTTCAGGAGCTCGCCTTGGATTTCTCGGCGCAGGCTGAGGCGAACCTGCATGTTCATGTGCGAGCGATGCTGCGCCGCGAAGCGAGAAGCGCCGGAATCGGCGATCCGGCATGGGAAGCGTCGCTGGAGGCGACCTTTCCTGCGCCGGACGCCTCGTGGATGGCGTCTCTCGTCAAGCCGGGTGCGGGAGCCGGCGGCGACGCGACGCTTCAGTACGCGTCCGAGCTGAGCGCGGAATGGAAAAGAAAGGTGCGGAAAACGTCGCTTGAGCGCTTCGAGGACATCGTCGCCAGTCGACAGCCGGAGCGAGAAGCGGCGGCTGCAGAGCTCGCAGGTGCGGTGAACGAGCTGGATGAAAGGCAACAGGCCGCCGACGGTCTGCGGGCGCTCGATGCGGAGGCGGACGCAGCCGAACGCAAGCTGGTCGAAATGCTGCCGATCGAAGGCGTGGCCGATCTGGCGGAGCTGAAGCTGCCGGCGCCGGCGACCCTCGGGGAGCAAATAGGGTCGCAGCCGGTGCCAATGGACGCCGCGCCGTCGCTGAATCTGTCGATGGCCGGCGGCGAAGCAGCTGCGGAAGAGGCGGCGGAAGCGGGAGAGAGCGCCTCGTACGGCGCCTCCGCAGGCGCCGCAGCGATTCTTGAGCGCGGGGCCGCGATGCTCGCGCCATTCCCCGAGCTCGCGCGGCAGCGCGACGCGCTGTCGGCCAAGGCCGCGCAGCTGCGGGACAGCCGCTTCACGATCGCATTGTTCGGCGCCTTCAGCGCCGGCAAGTCGTCTTTCGCCAATGCGCTCGTCGGACAGCCGGCGCTGCCCGTATCGCCCAATCCGACGACGGCGACGATCAACCGGATCGTGGCGCCTGCTGAAGACGCGCCTCACGGCACGGCCCGCATCTATATGAAGGAAGCGGACGATATGCGGAGCGACCTGGCGCATTCGCTCTCGCGCCTCGGCGTCCGTGAGCGCGACATCGAGGCCGCGTCTGGCCCCGCGGAGCTGTTTGCCCTGGCGTCGCGCATGTCGCCCGACGACATCCATCCGCGCGGTCGGCCGCATCTGGCCTTTTTGCGGGCCGCCGCACGCGGCTGGGAGCGCTACGGGCCGCTGCTCGGCACTTCGTTTACGGCGGAAGGCGCAGATTACCGCCGCTACGTGGCGGACGAGGAGGCATCCTGCTTCGTCGCCTCGGCCGACCTGCACGTCGACTCGCCGCTGACCCGCAGCGGAGCTGTGCTGGTAGACACGCCCGGGGCGGACTCGATCAACGCGCGGCATACGGGCGTCGCCTTCGAGTATATCAAAAACGCGGATGCCGTCCTGTTCGTCACGTATTACAATCACGCCTTTACCGAAGCGGACCGGAGCTTCCTGCACCAGCTCGGCAGCGTCAAGGACGCCTTCGAGCTCGACAAGATGTTTTTCGTGCTGAACGCCGCGGATCTCGCCACCTCGGCGGAGGAGCTGGCCGGCGTCGCCGCGCACGTCGAGTCGCAGCTGCTGAAGCACGGCATTCGGCAGCCCCGCATCTATCCCGTCTCAAGCCTCCTCGGCCTCGAAGCCAAGCTGGCGGGCGACGCGGCCGGACGCCGGAATTCAGGTCTTGCCGACTTCGAGGCCGCATTCAGGCGCTTTGCCGACGAGGAGCTGGGCAGCCTGGCGCTCGCATCGGCGCGCAAGCAGCTGGATCGCATCGGCGCCCGCATCGACGGGCTGCTCGGCACCGCGAGCGAGGATGCGGCGAGCCGTCAGGCTTCCGCCGCCGTCATGCTGCAGGCCGCAGAGACGCTGCGGGAAGCCTGGACGGCGGGAACGCCGGGCGCGGCGATCCAGCCGCTCGTCGAGGAACTGGGCGAGCAGCTGTATCATTTGCGCCGCAGAGTACAGTACCGTTTTGGCGAGCACTTCATGACGGCCTTCCATCCGTCCGTGCTTCAGGACGACGGCCGCGACCTGCGCAAGCTGATCGTATCTTGCTGGCTGGACTTGAAGCGTGGCGTGGGCGAGGACCTGCAGCAGGAGCTGCGGTCCGCCAGCCTGCGCATGGAGACCGCACTCGGCCGTGTCATCGGCCGGCAGGTGGAGGACGGGATCGCCAGGGCCGGCCTCGGCAGCTTCGAGACCGAGGCGCCTGCCGCGCCGTCGCTCGCTCTTCCTGTGCCGGAGCCCTTCGGTGCCGGCCCGGATTGGGAAACGCGCAAGCTTTGGCAGGCGTTCCGCAGTCCGAAGCACTTTTTCGAGCGCGAGGGCAGCGCAGCGCTCAGAAACGAGTCCGAGGCCGCATTGTTCCAGGCAGCCGACGCCTGGATCGCCGGCATTCGGGAAGCCTGGACAGCCAGGCTTGCGGCCGCCTTCGAAGAGGAGCTCCAAGCCGTCGCGTTCCGGCTTTCGGCGGAGCTGACCGCTTACGCCGACGGCGTAAGGCACGCGCTTGAGACACCGGGGCTCGAGGACGCGCTCAGGCGCCTGCAAAGCGAATGGCAAACGCTAAAATCAGGCGTTTAA
- a CDS encoding ABC transporter ATP-binding protein, translating into MDIFKGLKQFFWPDKGFLTGSVLGLAIATAIGLVYPLLLRALIDDVIAPKKFDGIMELALLAVSLIVVKAAFQYVHGFCGGRLGNKLAYRMRNASYDKLQKLSFSFYDQARTGDLMSRLTADIEGIRNFIGFGFAQLLNTLFLVLFGFGMMFYVDWTMGLMTLAIIPIIGYFAIRFELQIHPIFRSIRIAISRLTTSVQENIMGVRTVKSYDSASHEYGKFDEGNSQYKENNLSLAGVWATYFPIIEFVASFSIALLLLVGGWRVIHHHMTLGDLVSLNGMLGMIVAPLWTLGFQINNYTQSKAAGERLLELLNRHVDVQPPAHPIRTQPEGIGLIRYRDVDFRYPNHEHQPSALTGFNLTAGPGSVIGLLGGTGSGKSTVVQLLLRAYDVTSGAITLDDTDIRQLDLDELRSRTAIVFQESFLFSTTIRENISYGSADATQEQIEQAARLADAHGFIMELPGGYDTIVGERGMGLSGGQKQRIALARAFLIRPQVLILDDSTSALDMETEHRIQLALRQVMAGRTVFIIAHRISSLRHADEILVLDKGHVVQRGRHEELVRLPGLYRETYRTQYADRPDELGEDAAGGRRVSG; encoded by the coding sequence TTGGATATTTTCAAAGGCCTCAAGCAATTTTTCTGGCCGGACAAAGGTTTTTTGACGGGCTCGGTGCTCGGACTCGCCATCGCTACGGCGATCGGTCTCGTGTATCCGCTGCTCCTCAGGGCGCTGATCGACGACGTGATCGCGCCCAAGAAATTCGACGGCATTATGGAGCTCGCACTGCTTGCGGTCTCGCTTATCGTCGTCAAGGCAGCTTTTCAGTACGTGCACGGCTTTTGCGGCGGACGTCTCGGCAACAAGCTCGCCTACCGCATGCGCAACGCCAGCTACGACAAGCTTCAGAAATTATCGTTTTCGTTTTACGACCAAGCGCGGACAGGGGACCTGATGTCACGTCTGACGGCCGACATCGAAGGCATCCGAAACTTTATCGGCTTCGGCTTCGCCCAACTGCTGAACACGTTGTTCCTGGTCTTGTTCGGCTTCGGCATGATGTTCTACGTCGACTGGACGATGGGCCTCATGACGCTTGCGATCATCCCGATTATCGGCTACTTCGCCATCCGCTTCGAGCTGCAGATCCATCCGATTTTTCGTTCGATCCGGATCGCGATCAGCCGTTTGACGACCAGCGTCCAGGAGAACATTATGGGCGTTCGCACCGTCAAGTCGTACGACAGCGCGAGCCACGAGTACGGCAAATTCGACGAAGGCAACAGCCAGTACAAAGAAAACAATCTTTCGCTCGCCGGGGTATGGGCTACATACTTCCCGATCATCGAATTCGTCGCCAGCTTCAGCATCGCCCTGCTTCTGCTCGTCGGCGGCTGGCGCGTCATCCATCATCATATGACCCTCGGCGACCTTGTATCCTTGAACGGCATGCTCGGCATGATCGTCGCGCCGCTGTGGACGCTCGGCTTTCAAATCAACAACTATACGCAATCGAAGGCGGCGGGCGAACGATTGCTCGAACTCCTCAACCGGCATGTGGACGTGCAGCCGCCGGCGCATCCGATCCGGACCCAACCTGAAGGAATCGGACTCATTCGCTATCGCGACGTGGACTTCCGCTATCCGAACCATGAGCATCAGCCGTCCGCGCTGACAGGCTTCAATCTGACCGCCGGACCCGGCTCGGTCATCGGCCTTCTGGGCGGCACGGGCTCGGGCAAGTCTACCGTCGTACAGCTGCTGCTTCGCGCATACGACGTGACGAGCGGCGCGATCACGCTTGACGATACCGACATCCGCCAGCTCGATTTGGACGAATTGCGGAGCAGGACCGCAATCGTGTTCCAGGAATCGTTCCTTTTCTCGACGACGATCCGGGAAAATATCAGCTACGGCAGCGCCGACGCAACGCAGGAGCAGATCGAGCAAGCCGCGAGACTGGCCGACGCGCACGGCTTTATCATGGAGCTCCCCGGCGGCTACGATACCATCGTCGGAGAACGCGGCATGGGGCTGTCCGGCGGACAGAAGCAGCGGATCGCGCTTGCCCGCGCTTTCCTGATCCGTCCGCAGGTGCTGATTCTCGACGATTCCACGAGCGCGCTCGACATGGAGACGGAGCATCGCATCCAGCTGGCGCTGCGGCAGGTGATGGCGGGACGCACCGTGTTCATCATCGCCCACCGCATTTCCTCGCTTCGGCACGCCGACGAGATTCTCGTTTTGGATAAGGGGCATGTCGTTCAGCGCGGCAGACACGAGGAGCTGGTACGGCTGCCGGGACTGTATCGGGAGACGTACCGCACGCAATATGCGGACCGGCCGGACGAACTCGGCGAAGACGCCGCAGGCGGCAGGAGGGTGAGCGGATGA
- a CDS encoding ABC transporter ATP-binding protein — protein MSRQFQYQDDVLIEKSFNWKQMARLFDYLKPYKRSVTRVVFVMMVFGMLTRLAVPYLISLAIDKVIDPDGGSGSMGYLSIVFGVMVAMYGLRWWAQNYTIRHTNDIGQNVIFDLRSALFKHVQTLSFRFFDKRPAGSVLVRITNDVNALQDLLSNGVVNSAIDIAQLAGIVVILLVLQPKLALAVMITVPLLIIVSSSLRKRTRMAWQTVRIKQSRINSHLNEAIQGMRVTQAFAQEKENMRFFDNLNGSSIRSWNTASSLNQLFGPVIEVTSAIGTLILLLYGTHLIKQDELTVGVLVAFITYVSNFWEPINRLGQMYSQLLISMSSAERIFEYMDEKPIVAEKEDAKPMPDVRGRVQFDHVVFGYDPDRLALKDVSFDIKPGMTVALVGHTGSGKSTIVNLLCRFYDVTSGSVLIDGMDVRDATLNSLRRQIGIVMQDTFIFSGTIRDNIRYGRPDATNAEVEAAARSVRAHDFIVKLPDGYDTQVQERGTALSMGQRQLLSFARALLADPRILIMDEATASIDTETEVRIQEALGTLLEHRTSFIVAHRLSTIRHADLILVLDHGVIVDRGNHDELMRRPGHYRNLIEAQYRFLSA, from the coding sequence ATGAGCAGGCAGTTTCAATACCAGGACGACGTCCTGATCGAAAAGTCTTTCAACTGGAAGCAGATGGCCCGGCTGTTCGACTATTTGAAGCCTTACAAGCGTTCGGTAACGCGGGTCGTATTCGTCATGATGGTGTTCGGCATGCTGACACGGCTCGCGGTTCCGTATCTGATCAGTCTGGCGATCGACAAGGTCATCGATCCGGACGGAGGCAGCGGGAGCATGGGGTACCTGTCGATCGTGTTCGGCGTCATGGTCGCCATGTACGGCCTGCGCTGGTGGGCGCAGAACTATACGATCCGGCATACGAACGATATCGGGCAAAACGTCATATTCGACCTGCGCTCGGCGCTGTTCAAGCATGTGCAGACGTTGTCCTTCCGCTTTTTCGACAAACGGCCTGCGGGCTCCGTACTCGTGCGGATCACCAACGACGTCAACGCGCTGCAGGATCTGCTGTCCAACGGCGTCGTCAACTCGGCGATCGATATCGCCCAGCTCGCGGGCATCGTCGTCATCCTGCTCGTGCTGCAGCCGAAGCTGGCGCTGGCGGTCATGATCACCGTACCGCTGCTCATTATCGTGTCCTCCTCGCTGCGCAAGCGCACGCGGATGGCCTGGCAGACCGTGCGCATCAAGCAGTCCCGCATCAACTCGCATCTGAACGAGGCGATCCAGGGCATGCGGGTGACGCAGGCGTTCGCGCAGGAGAAGGAGAACATGCGCTTCTTCGATAACCTGAACGGCAGCAGCATCCGCTCTTGGAACACCGCTTCCTCGCTCAATCAGCTGTTCGGGCCCGTCATCGAGGTCACCTCGGCGATCGGCACGCTCATCCTGCTGCTGTACGGCACGCACCTGATCAAGCAGGACGAATTGACCGTCGGGGTGCTCGTCGCTTTTATCACCTACGTCAGCAACTTCTGGGAGCCGATCAACCGGCTCGGACAAATGTACTCCCAGCTGCTCATCTCGATGTCTTCGGCAGAGCGGATATTCGAATACATGGACGAGAAGCCGATCGTGGCCGAGAAGGAAGACGCGAAGCCGATGCCGGATGTCCGCGGACGCGTGCAGTTCGACCATGTCGTTTTCGGCTACGATCCGGACCGTCTGGCGCTGAAGGACGTCAGCTTCGACATCAAGCCCGGCATGACGGTCGCGCTCGTCGGCCATACCGGCTCGGGCAAGAGCACGATCGTAAATCTGCTCTGCCGCTTCTACGACGTGACCTCGGGGAGCGTGCTCATCGACGGCATGGACGTGCGCGACGCGACGCTTAATAGTCTGCGCCGGCAGATCGGGATCGTCATGCAGGATACGTTCATCTTTTCCGGAACGATTCGAGACAATATCCGTTACGGCCGGCCGGACGCCACCAATGCAGAGGTCGAGGCGGCCGCGCGGTCGGTGCGCGCGCACGACTTTATCGTCAAGCTTCCGGACGGCTACGATACGCAGGTACAGGAGCGCGGAACCGCGCTGTCGATGGGACAGCGCCAGCTGCTGTCCTTCGCCCGCGCGCTCCTGGCCGATCCTCGCATCCTCATCATGGACGAGGCGACCGCCAGCATCGACACCGAGACAGAGGTCCGCATTCAGGAGGCGCTCGGCACGCTGCTCGAGCACCGCACCTCGTTTATCGTCGCCCACCGGCTGTCCACGATTCGCCATGCGGATCTTATCCTCGTGCTCGACCACGGCGTCATCGTCGATCGGGGCAATCACGACGAGCTCATGCGCAGACCGGGACATTATCGCAACCTGATTGAAGCGCAGTACCGGTTTTTATCGGCTTAA
- a CDS encoding GDSL-type esterase/lipase family protein, whose translation MRRRKDRLWPVLGTVCLLCTALLLLGFGWALKDTWAPAKGLTLPAPTQAAPQTGGEWTSLPEIKAIAIGDSLTRGVGDVAGKGYVEDSLSQLSKSLGKPVRLNGNLAVSGLEAAGLDELLDGKAMQDAVADADLVLLTIGGNDLFRSSQQTGGSIAEGGGIDPELAKQRLPKTEERLKAVFTKLRALNPSVRIVYVALYNPFYELAQLRAPIASILADWNGYAVRTAGDDGNIVVVPTADMFQEQSARYLSSDHFHPNGAGYARIAVRVAQALN comes from the coding sequence TTGAGAAGGAGAAAAGATCGGCTATGGCCGGTATTGGGTACGGTATGCCTGCTGTGCACGGCGCTGCTGCTGCTCGGATTCGGCTGGGCGCTCAAGGATACGTGGGCGCCGGCGAAGGGACTGACGCTGCCTGCGCCGACGCAAGCTGCCCCGCAGACGGGCGGCGAATGGACGAGCCTGCCGGAGATCAAGGCAATCGCCATCGGCGATTCGCTCACGCGAGGCGTAGGCGACGTCGCTGGCAAAGGCTATGTCGAGGACAGTCTCTCGCAGCTCTCCAAGTCTCTCGGCAAGCCGGTCAGATTAAACGGCAATCTCGCGGTCAGCGGCCTCGAAGCCGCCGGACTGGACGAATTGCTGGACGGCAAAGCGATGCAGGATGCGGTGGCGGATGCGGATCTTGTCCTGCTCACGATCGGCGGCAATGATTTGTTCCGTTCTTCGCAGCAAACGGGCGGGTCGATCGCGGAGGGCGGCGGCATCGATCCCGAGCTGGCGAAGCAGCGGCTGCCGAAAACCGAGGAGCGGCTCAAGGCCGTATTTACGAAGCTCCGCGCATTGAATCCGTCCGTTCGAATCGTCTATGTCGCGCTATACAATCCGTTTTACGAGCTTGCGCAGCTGCGGGCGCCGATCGCGTCCATCCTTGCGGATTGGAACGGCTATGCCGTCAGAACAGCCGGGGACGACGGCAACATCGTCGTCGTTCCGACGGCCGATATGTTCCAGGAGCAGTCGGCGCGCTATTTGTCCTCGGATCACTTCCACCCGAACGGAGCGGGCTACGCCCGCATTGCGGTTCGCGTGGCGCAGGCGCTTAATTGA
- a CDS encoding ABC transporter ATP-binding protein — MRTDVKAEDKSADVSASSGTANADRARHGTPVLSVEGLSKTIKGRKIIDNMTFDVRAGEIYGFLGPNGSGKTTTIRMLVDLIKPTTGRVLVCGEDVNKHPERALRHVGCIVENPEMYGYMTGWENLDLFARMQEGIGDARIEEVARIVRLDARIHDKVKTYSLGMRQRLGIAQALLGAPKLLILDEPTNGLDPKGIKELRAFIAELAAQGMSVFVSSHLLSEIQLLCDRVAIIDGGRVIAVGDVHEMIAQAEAHTLWLFEDPEAGRRLLAADPRVDVADLDRALLDESVLLALPGAVPTRVRQEDIPDVVARCASAGVGVLAVQRVVPTLESLFLSLTGGERDAAGS, encoded by the coding sequence ATGCGGACGGATGTAAAAGCGGAAGACAAAAGCGCCGATGTCTCGGCTTCGTCGGGGACGGCGAACGCCGATCGCGCCAGGCATGGGACGCCCGTGCTCTCGGTCGAAGGGCTATCGAAGACGATTAAGGGTCGCAAGATCATCGACAATATGACCTTCGACGTCCGCGCCGGGGAAATCTACGGCTTCCTGGGTCCCAACGGCTCGGGCAAGACGACGACGATCCGCATGCTGGTCGATCTGATCAAGCCGACCACGGGCCGGGTGCTCGTCTGCGGCGAGGACGTGAACAAGCATCCGGAAAGGGCGCTGCGTCATGTCGGGTGCATTGTCGAGAATCCGGAGATGTACGGCTATATGACCGGCTGGGAAAATCTCGATTTGTTCGCGCGCATGCAGGAAGGCATCGGCGACGCGCGCATCGAAGAGGTGGCGCGAATCGTACGGCTGGACGCGCGCATCCACGACAAGGTCAAGACGTATTCGCTCGGCATGCGGCAGCGGCTCGGCATCGCGCAGGCGCTGCTCGGCGCGCCCAAGCTGCTCATTCTGGACGAGCCGACCAACGGGCTCGATCCCAAGGGCATCAAGGAGCTGCGCGCCTTTATCGCCGAGCTGGCCGCGCAAGGGATGAGCGTGTTCGTGTCCAGCCACCTGCTGAGCGAGATCCAGCTCCTGTGCGACCGCGTCGCCATCATCGACGGCGGACGCGTGATCGCGGTCGGCGACGTGCACGAGATGATCGCCCAGGCGGAGGCGCACACGCTGTGGCTGTTCGAGGATCCCGAAGCGGGACGCCGGCTGTTGGCGGCCGATCCGCGCGTCGACGTCGCGGACCTGGACCGCGCGCTGCTGGACGAGTCCGTCCTGCTCGCGCTGCCCGGCGCCGTGCCGACGCGGGTGCGCCAGGAAGATATTCCGGACGTCGTCGCCCGCTGCGCGTCGGCCGGCGTCGGCGTGCTCGCTGTGCAGCGCGTCGTGCCGACGCTCGAGTCATTATTTCTCTCGCTGACGGGGGGCGAACGCGATGCGGCGGGATCTTGA
- a CDS encoding ABC transporter permease translates to MRRDLELIRNETVKVWKKKRFVVIVLILLALVPVFVYAQMKIAQSGQGKYTDWRAELRQRIADNNNALTSDRIPEEWKKWRVALVQQLQYYLDRDVNPNTPNAVRFTNTFLQNAVGLFIPLMVLAIASDIVSSERSGGTIKMLLTRPVRRWRILASKLVTLTMYVSLILVTTAVVSYLVSGLVFGYGGWREPVFVGFRLQGSNMDTTGVHAITQGAYMLMQLGLVWFSAMTVAVIAFMVSVLVRSTAASLVTMMAAVISGSILANMASSWHSAKYLFNVNLDLSVYLQGSPPPIEGMTLGFSLIVLGVWSLAAIAVSFAVFTKQDILA, encoded by the coding sequence ATGCGGCGGGATCTTGAACTGATCCGCAACGAAACGGTCAAAGTGTGGAAGAAAAAGCGGTTTGTCGTCATCGTTCTTATTTTGCTCGCGCTCGTACCGGTATTCGTGTACGCGCAAATGAAAATCGCGCAGAGCGGCCAGGGCAAATATACGGACTGGCGGGCGGAGCTGCGTCAGCGCATCGCCGACAACAACAACGCGCTCACGAGCGACCGGATTCCCGAGGAATGGAAAAAGTGGCGGGTCGCGCTCGTGCAGCAGCTGCAATATTATCTCGACCGGGACGTTAATCCGAACACGCCGAACGCGGTGCGTTTCACCAACACGTTTTTGCAAAACGCCGTCGGCTTGTTTATCCCCCTCATGGTGCTGGCCATAGCATCGGATATCGTTTCCTCCGAACGCTCGGGCGGGACGATCAAGATGCTGTTGACCCGGCCCGTACGCCGGTGGCGCATTCTGGCGTCCAAGCTGGTCACGCTTACGATGTATGTCTCGCTGATTCTCGTGACGACGGCCGTCGTCAGCTATCTAGTGTCGGGTCTCGTCTTCGGTTACGGCGGCTGGCGCGAACCCGTGTTCGTCGGCTTCAGGTTGCAAGGCTCGAACATGGATACGACGGGCGTTCATGCGATAACGCAGGGGGCTTATATGCTCATGCAGCTCGGACTCGTATGGTTTTCCGCCATGACGGTGGCGGTGATCGCCTTCATGGTATCGGTGCTTGTCCGCAGCACGGCCGCGAGCCTCGTTACGATGATGGCCGCGGTCATCTCCGGCTCGATCCTCGCGAACATGGCCTCGTCATGGCACAGCGCCAAATATTTGTTTAACGTCAACCTCGACCTGTCCGTTTATTTGCAGGGCTCGCCGCCGCCGATCGAAGGCATGACGCTCGGATTCTCTCTTATCGTGCTGGGCGTCTGGTCGCTGGCCGCGATCGCTGTATCGTTTGCCGTGTTCACGAAACAGGACATTTTGGCTTAA